A region from the Drosophila bipectinata strain 14024-0381.07 chromosome 3R, DbipHiC1v2, whole genome shotgun sequence genome encodes:
- the LOC108130974 gene encoding cilia- and flagella-associated protein 161 has protein sequence MMAIYGPGVKVGNWFETALSEEFRIADTKKLRESGNLLLDRTRAIYDRFYQEQVLGPPQEVLAFGVVVQLKPVRINVCREETKDMNLALSVVITQEGVIRRFKTINELCDLSVAPSPHPAIRSSFRIVSPDDENRSGQYLTYGEKFRLQAMDPVDEPMYIWSGPKRLNLTLPLEKPFFTMNRGELTLPLGLVSHKNLGPSAIPNFYTHFYCAHQDPDKRFENEGKTIKENDPLIIVHAVTNRNLAVENTLANTLFGPEFQVSVETYKNVFKRETWKNQWKFSY, from the exons ATGATGGCAATTTACGGACCCGGAGTTAAAGTGGGCAACTGGTTTGAAACAGCCCTGTCGGAGGAG TTCCGCATAGCAGACACTAAGAAGCTCCGGGAAAGTGGAAACTTGCTTTTGGACAGGACTCGAGCAATCTATGATCGTTTTTACCAGGAGCAGGTTCTGGGGCCCCCACAAGAGGTACTGGCCTTCGGTGTGGTGGTCCAATTGAAGCCAGTACGTATAAATGTCTGTCGGGAGGAGACCAAGGACATGAACCTTGCCCTGTCGGTGGTGATCACCCAGGAGGGAGTAATCCGCCgttttaaaacaattaatgAGCTTTGCGATCTGAGCGTTGCTCCCAGCCCCCATCCGGCGATTCGCAGTAGCTTCCGCATTGTTAGTCCGGACGACGAGAATCGTTCCGGACAATATCTGACCTACGGGGAGAAGTTCCGGCTGCAGGCCATGGATCCGGTGGACGAGCCCATGTATATATGGAGCGGGCCTAAACGGCTGAATCTCACGCTTCCCCTCGAAAAGCCATTCTTTACCATGAACAGAGGCGAGTTGACCTTGCCACTTGGCTTGGTATCTCACAAG AACCTTGGTCCTTCGGCTATCCCCAATTTCTACACTCATTTCTATTGTGCCCACCAGGATCCAGACAAGCGATTCGAAAATGAGGGAAAAACTATAAAA GAAAATGATCCTCTAATAATCGTCCATGCCGTCACAAACCGCAATCTGGCCGTGGAAAATACGCTGGCCAACACCTTGTTCGGCCCAGAATTTCAGGTTTCGGTGGAGACATACAAGAACGTCTTCAAGCGAGAGACCTGGAAGAACCAATGGAAGTTCAGCTACTGA